TTGGTAGATGAATTTGAAGATATCACTTCTGGTCGATTAAGCAAAAAGGAACAAGATAACTATACCCAGAACTTAAGAACATTGATTGACAAAGAGAGACGTTGGTGTGTACTTTTTGCTATGACAAGTAATGCACTTGAAGATATTGCCAGATTATCTCCTCCTTTATATGATAGATTAACTGATAGGAAAATTCTAATTCAAAGGATAACAAATGAGCAAGCTAGAGTTATTACATATAGTTATTTAAGTACGGCACGGAAAGATGAAGCAGACTCTATAGTTGACTCCAATATGAATTTGTATCCATTTACAATTGATGCTATTGATGAGGTGAACAATAAGTCTCTGGGTTCTCCAAGAATTTTCCTAAGAAGTATGTATCAAATACTTGAAAGAGCCGTAGAGTTTAAAAGTACTATTAAGCTAATTGATAAAGATTTTATAACAAAACACCTAGACTGGATATAGAATGATACCTGAAGACTTTAAAATTAAAGTAGCATTAGATACAAATGTGTTAGCATATTTAATTGATAATACCTATCCCAATTTAACTAAATTCATTAAGAAGTTGTCTGAATCTGATTTTATTGAGTTAATCTGCTCAAGATTCTCGATATATGAATTTATAGGTGTTAGAAAGCTTGAAAACTATCTCCGAGAATTCGTTGCTCATAGTCATCAACAAAATGGTGTTGTTAATTTTAGCTCAGCTTTAAAATATAAAAATGATTTCAATTTCCCAGAATTACCATATTCTTCTGTTTCAAATACTGTAAGGGATAGTGTTGAAAATGAATTAAATAAGCTTTTGGATGACTTTGGAATAACCTATGAGAACGTCGACATTCATGCAGGACTATGGAATCCACATAAAGATTTGGTACTACTATCTAAAATATCAAAAGAAGATAGTCTATTGATTCTTTCATGCTGTTATCCTGAATTAATGAAGAAACAAGATTATGTTGTTTTTTTTACAAATGATAATCAGATGAAGAGAGCAATCGATGAAAATATTGTCACTGATGTTTTTGAGAGTAACGCTATAGCTCGACCACAAACTATATTATTAAGTAATATCGTAAGTGGAATAGATAGTGATTTAACTAAGACTACAGAAAACGATGGGTTACAAATCGATGATATAATAAAGTCATTCATCATAGAACATGTACAAAAAAAATGTAAAAATCTTTTTCTAGGTTCTATTACAAAGCCATCCAGTAGGTTTAACGGAGAACTTCTATGCTTTAAAATATCCTCGGATACTATTACCTTACCTAATGATGTATTTTTATCGATATTGGATGTTGAAAACTTAAAGTTTTATCATCATAACCAAAAATTTAAAGATTTTCATTGTGACGGAAAATCGATTGATAATTATCCTGCAACTTTGAATAATAATAGTATTGTATCAGTTAAATATATTATTCCACAAGTCAATACTGATAATCAACAAGGCAATACTTATAATCAATATGTAAAAACAGGAAATTATGTTTTTCTACATCCAGACAATTGATTTTTGTAATTTAATTGGAAAAAAATAATAATACACAATTCTATTCTAATAATAGAAATTAGAGATGTGTCAATCCTTTTATTTTAAGTTAACTCTAAATGAAGTGATTGACACATTTCTTGGTTCAAGAGAAATAAGAAAATTTATTTTACCCTATTCGAAATACAATTTTTAAAAACTATATCTATTTTTAAAGTTTTGATGATTTCTATTTCTTTCAAAATATCTTACATCATCTTGGTAAAGCTGATGATTTCAGAATGTAAGGTACTACTGTCCTAGCGCAGCTACCATTGATAGTTATCCCCCCATTTATAAACAAGTCTACCATCATACAAGTAACCATACTCAGTGGTCTTATTGGTATCTATTTTATAAGCGTAAATATCGTTCCCTGCATAAACAGCTAAAACCGTATTGGTATCTACTCCATATTCATTGTAATTGTACATATATGATGCAGAAAATGGTTTTGTATCGTATACCCAGACACCATCCGATCGATATTTATATACGATTGTACCGTCCTCTAAAAAACCTATTGCCATAGGATGTGATACAAACTCTTGAGCAGACTTACCATCTTTTTGACCATATACACTTCTACCTTGATTACAAATACCATATCAGAGGTGGGCTAAAAGGCATCAACCTCGATGCCAATAACAACCTAACCAATAGCCTATTTAGCTATAAGCTCGACTACGAAGAAGACGGTACATACTACGACGGAAATATCAGAAACCAATATTGGAAAAGTAATATCGACGGTATCCAAAGAGCCTATCAATACAACTACGACGGAGCTTCTCGTATCACCGCTGCCACTTATGGAAGTACCAAAGCAGGAGAAAACTATGCCCTAAACAATGTAAATTATGATGCCAATGGCAATATCAAAACTCTTTCAAGAAATGGAGCAACGAATACCAATTATACCAGTTTTGGCAATGTCGATAACCTAACTTACACCTATCAAACCAATTCTAATAAGCTCCTAAAAATTCAAGATGCCACCATTGGCAATCCAGACTTAGGCGATTTTAGAGATGGTACTAATACCGATAATGATTATGAATATTGGGAAGATGGTAGTCTGAAAAAGGATAAGAACAAAAAGATAGCCTCTATCACTTACAATTACCTCAAACTCCCAAAAACAATAACATTCGACAACGGAAGAACTATTACCACCCAGTATGATGCACAAGGCTCAAAACTCAAAAAAATAGATTCTAATGGCGAAACAACCGATTATGAAGAAGATGAGATTTATGTAAATGGCAGTCTCTACCAGATTTCGCACGACGAAGGACGTATCAACGCACAAGGACAGTATGAGTATAATATCACAGACCATTTAGGTAATCTAAGAGTATCACTCAAAGATTCCGCAGGCATTGCCGTACCTCTTCAAAGCCTATTCTACGACCCGTGGGGCTTGTCGATGAAAGGGATGGCAATTACACGAAATCCTGCTAATTTCAATAAATTTCAATTCTTAAATAGGGAAACGCAATTTGAAACAGGCTATATAGACTTGATGCACAGGCAATTTGCCCCCCAAACGGGACGTTTTACCTCTCAAGACCCCGTAATAGAAGGACAAGAACACTTATCATTGTATCAATATAGTTACAATAATCCGATTTTACGGTCTGACCCTGATGGTGATTGTCCTTTTTGTCCTGCTATTCCTTTCTTACCTGAAATTGGTGCAGGTGCAATTGCTGTAGGAGAATATATAGCAGGCTCTACTTTAGGTTTAGGAGTGGGAGCAGGTTTAACCAAGTTAGCAAACTCTGGTGTATTAGCATGGCGGAAATAGTGTTGTGCCATATTATGCTCAAATGAAGGCTAAACAAGCCGACAAAGGTGTGCATACGTCACATTTGCAGACTGTGCCAAAGCTTGGAACTTGTCAATGTCGTAAAACAAAGCTCTCTTCTAAATATTACTGATATGCAAACGCCCGCCAATTGCGAATTGGTGGGCGTTTTTGTATTACTAAAGGTAAATAAATTAAAAACTTAATAAACTAAAAGCTACCATTGACTAACCTTCAAAATATACTTTTAAAAGAGAAGAGGACTTAATCTCAAACAATTTATTAATGCTAATAGGTTTTTGGATAAAATCTATAACACATGGATATATTTGGGCTCTGAGTTTATCGCTTTCATCAATAGAAGACGATACAATTATTACATATATTTTACATGATAAATTATTATGTGTGATGTACTCTAAAACACCCCATCCATCTAACTCGGGCATATTTAAGTCCAAGAAGATAATATGTATATCCTCAGAGTGGTTATTTTCTGATATGTACTCTACAATACCTTTTCCGTTTAAAAATTGATTAGGTGATGGAGTAATTTCAGCTTTTTTCAATAGTAATTTATGAAGAAGTTGAATGGCACTATCATCGTCGACAATTGAAAAATGTATTTTAGTAGAAATAGTGTTGAAGTTTGGAGTGGTATTACGCTCCATATCTTGAATTATGTACGTTTTTTGTGTAATGTCCTTAATTATTTGATCTATCTCAAAAGCTGAAGATACAATGTGTTCAAGACATTTGTTTAGCTCTCTTGGATTATCGAAACCATCCTGAATCAACATGGCTAATCCCATCAGTCTAGAAAGTGGTGCTCTTACTACATGAGATTGAATCCAAGCAATTTCTTTTAGTGATTTATTTTGAATTTCGACAGCCTTAAAATACTTATTCCGTTCTGTGATATTGTGTGCAATTTCAAATATTAGGTTTTGCCCACCTACATTCAACATACAACAATATACCTCCATATCGAATATTTGACCAGTAGACGTTCGATGTTGTACCTCAAATTTTTGACGTTCTAATCTACTTAGTACTTCAAATTTACGTGTAAGATCATCGTGTGAAATATTTACATCAAGGATATTAAGTTTCAGAAAATCATCTTTCCCCCAACCGTAAAATTGAACGCAGGCCTCGTTGGCGTCGATAAACTGTCCGTTGTCTGGATTAATCAGATACATTATCGATGCACTATCTTGAAAGATGCTTCTGAAGCGATTTTCACTCTCTAATAATGCTCTCTCAGTATTTTTCCGCTCAGTAATATCTACAATTATGGCAATAAAAATTGGACTACCGTCGATTTCGATGTATTGTAAATGAACCTCTACATCATACTTAGTCCTATTTTTTCTCAAGTGTATTGTTTCAAAGATAAGTTTATCTTTTTGATGGTTTTTTAATGGCTCTATCAAGGAAAGAAACTGCTCATGACTTATCAGAGGTTTTAGATCAATAGGAGTTAGTTTTCTTAGCTCTTCTAATGTATAGCCTATATTGGCTTGAGCAGCTTGATTGACATCAATAAACTTTAAAGTATTCGCATCAAAAATAAAAATTTCATTTAGTAGATTTTCAAAAATATAGCTAAACTTAGAAATCTCATTTTGAGCAAATTTTTCTTTTGTTATGTTTTTACTAAACACAGCAACACCGACAACCTCTCCATTCACAATAATTGGGTTCATGGAAATTTCTAAGTAGAAGATTTTATCAATGGTAGGAACTGTGTCGTTAAAGTGTAAAACCTTATTTTGTAAAACTTGATAATACCTATCTCGCCAAAGATTTTTAAGGCTCTCAGGCAAGCAATCTAAGATATTAGTTCCTTTCTCTAAACGATATCCAAATGAGTAGAGAAAATCTCTATAAACAATCTCATTGGCATAGATTATTTCGTAGTCTTTGTTAATTGACCAGATACTTTCAGACGAACTATCAAGTATTGCTTTCAAATTAGCCTCACTATCTTTAAGAGCCTTTTCAGTTAATTTTAAATGCGTTATCTCAGTACTTTGACCACCTATTCCAACTATTAGGTTATTTGCATCTCTTATAGGAAATTTGACTGTCAAAAAAAGTTTATGATTCTCGCCTTGAGTAACAATGTCTTGAACACTCAGTGTTTTTTGTTCATCAATCACTAGTTTATCTAATTCAGAAAATTTCTTGGCTGTTTCATGAGGAAAAAAATCAAAGACAGTACGTCCTAAAGACTCTTCTTTTTTTAGACCAGTAAGTAACTCCCAATTTTTATTAACATTTATGTATCTACCCTCTAAATCTTTTACGTAAATAACAGAACCACTATTTTCTATTATACTTTCTAAAAGTAATTGTCCTTCTTTGATTGTGTCTAGGTCAAATTGTCTGTGTTTTATGTTCTTTAACATTTCGCCTATCAAGGTGAGTATTTGAAAGTCAAAGTCCTTAGTTCGATTAGTAGTATTGAGAAATGTAAGTCCAACAAAACCAATACATGATTCTTCAGCATATATTGGAACAGTAAAGATATTTACGTTATTATAGTTTGTGAAATATGAGTCTCCTATTTGATGCTTCTGAAAATATGATTCTATTTCGCTTATGTTACCATTTTCACCAATATTATAACTATCTAAAGGACGGTCTCCCTTTCTCCAGTGATATTGCTTTCGATAAGTACCATTTTTCGTGTCATAATAAACAACAAATAAACATTCAGCCCTCATAAATTCTCCAACTTTAGCCAATGATTCCTTAATCTTCTCTTCGACAGTATCCAATGAAATATTGATAAATGTTAAGAAGATGTGCATTAGCATCTCTTGGAGTTTATTCGAAAAGTTAAGTTTATCTATCATGACCTTTATTTCAGTAACGTCACGACGGATGCCTTCTATAGCAATAAGATTTCCTTCACTATCTCTTACTGGAACATTTCTTTGCTCTACCCAGATAATACGACCATCCTTTCTTTTCCAGCGAACAGTAACTGGGGATTGTAAATTAATATTTCCATTAATCAATGACTGAATGATTGACTTATCATCCTCATGGACGATTTTTAAACCGAGATTGGGGTCATCATAGTACTCTTTTGGAGTGTAGCCTGTGATTACAGTTACTGATGGGCTTATGTAAGAAAATTTTCTTTCAGGTAAGAGTTCATACCTGTAAATGACGTCTTGTAGATTTTCAGTGAGTCTTCGATATTTATATTCACTTTCACTAAGTGTATCAATAAATTCTTTTCGCTCAGAAATATCTGTTAATGTTGCAAATACCCTATAATCATCCTTGTCATCTGTTAAATACTCTATTTGTGTAGATATGCTCATCCATCTAATTTCTGAGCTTTCTTTGTTTTGTAGCCCAACTACTTTCTCTCGAATTTCTTGTTTTTTAACAACTGCCTGTATGATTGGAAGTTGATTAAAATCAAGTAATTGAAACGTTTCATCTACTATGTTGACATTCAAAACAAGCTCAGTCCAATATTTTATACCTTTGTTCTCTAACCCAAAAAACTTAAATGCACTTTGATTAGCCTTCAGGATCTCAGCGTTCTTATTAAGATATACTACTCCATCTGTCATGCTTTCAAAAATGTTATGATACTCTTGTTCACTAGTTCTGAGTTGATACTCCATTTGATGCCTAACTTTGACATTTTGAATTAAATCTTTCGTCAAACGGAGTAATGCAATTTCATCTGTTTCATAGACCTTTTTTTTCTTATCCGATAGCATAGACAGAAAACCAACAAGACTTGTATCTTTCTTTATAGGAAGTATTAGAATATTCTCAATTTCTAAAAGCTGTAGGCTCTTAATAAGTTCTGTATTAAAGTTAAGAGTTTCTATGTCTTCAACAAATAACAAATCCTCTTCTAATGCTTTCGGAATAAGATGTTCAATGTCAGAAACTTTAAAGGTATCAAGAATCGTGAGGTTTGTATGTTTTTCAATAACTGTTGAGGATGTCCAAGCATTGACCTCTCTGTAGTGTAACTGTGTGTTATCTATTTCGTAAAGTAATACTTGTAGGCAACCTACATAATTACCAATTGTCTCCAAAATCAAATCAACCCCATCATTATTAGAAAAAGGATAATTCATGAATTTATTCGATAACTCAATTATCGTTGTCTGAAAAAGTTCATTGCGTTTTTGTTTCTCTGCAAATTGTATTTGAATTGTAATATCTTTGGCAAGACCAACATGTCTATAAACATTTCCTGCTTGGTCATGTAATGGAAATTTTTTCAAGTTAAACCAACGTTCATTCTTTTGGACTTTAACCCTGAAGGTTTGATTGAATGGAATATAACTAGTTTTAAGGTAATTCTCTTGAGCTTCTTTTAGGGGAGGTATATCATCTGGATAAATGTATTGAGATATATGTAATAACTTACTCTCATGATTATTGATATCTTCAAAGATGTCTTTGAATTTCTTGTTACTATACAGCAACTTATCATCGTTTTCATCTCTTATCCATAAGATGTCGTTCACATTGTCTGAAATCTCTCTAAAATTCTGGAGACTTTCTAAATAAGAATTTTGAATTTTTATCCGCTCCGTTACATCTAAAAATGTGATAATACAAGTATTCATCGCAAGCATAAAGCTTACCTCACATATCTTTATCTCTTTATTTTTACAAGTTATCTGACATTCAAACGGTTGAACAATATGTTCTTTATTCAGTGTTGGATAAATATTTTCATACCAGTTTAGGTCTGCAAAATTGCGGTCAGTATCCGATGGAAAAGCACAATTCAACCAATCTGTGACACTCGAAATATCATCAGAATTATAGCCGAAAAAATTAATGAATTGATCGTTAAAAAAAAGATTATTACTTTCAAGGTTGGAGACAAGCATTGCGACTGGTGCTTGCTGAAAGAGCTGTTTACAGTCGGAAATTGTAAGCTTGTCGGAAAATTGTAATTCCTCATTATGTGGAGAGCGCATTCCTAAATCTTTAACAAATAGAGCGTAGTTCTCCTCAAATTTGTGTAGATATATTTCATGAACTCTTCCTGTGAGAATATACACTGACTCTGGAATATGAATGCATGATTTTGAGGCTATTTCAGAATTTATTTCATCAAAATTAATTCCTCTATAATCCTCAATGAGTTCGTGAAGGTTTTTGTAGTCCTCTTTATTTTTCCAAGCATTAATTTGGAAAAAACTTGACCTATCTTCAATGATTAAGTTCTTATTAAACTCTACGTACTCATAATTTAATATACTCAATTGTTGTCTATAAAAATGGTTAGTCATAACAAAATGGCGGTTTTATTATATATATGCTGAAATTATGTTGTAATTTATAATAAATATAAAATAAGTATAATTAGTGATAGGTGAAAAATTACTGATTGTTGTCATTGAATGGATATGTTCGGAAGATTTCAAAGAAGATTTCTGACTTCCAATTTAAAGCCTACCTGAGTTATTAAGTATCCATCGAACTGACCCGATATTTTATAGAGAGTACATGAAGAGGGTTTGCCAGACTCAAATTTCTTCAAAAGCTTAGCAAATTACGATTACTGTAAATTTGTGATCTTTTTAAAATAAACTTTAAGTGAAAAATATTACGTTTTTAAACGTTTAATCTGTACATATAGTCAAAACAAAAATGTAAAGTCATGCTAACCATTTCAAAAAATCAGCAAAAATTTATTGATTTATTCATACTTGATACATATCATTCATTTTCAGATGAAGAACAGCTTGAACTTGACGATAGTGAAGATGCAGGGGAGAGTAAAATAATCAAACGATAATTAGAAAGTTTTCATAAGCTTAACTTTTCTGAGGAATTACATTATTTAATGAAATCTTGGAATTGGGACGATGGTAATGAAATCCCGACTTTGGTATTAAACCATTCAAAATGCGATTATGGAACGGCTTTAATGGTTTATTGGATGTGTGACCCCGACTACTATTTAGAACATGAGGCTAAAAACAATATTCCTGATTATCAACAAGAGGATTTTGAATTATTGAAAACAATAGAGAATCGATTGCTTAATGGATATTTTATGATTTCAAAAATCAAATTTGACCCAGCTTCTTATGCTTCCGAAAGAGGGCTAGGACATTCTTTGATTCCCAGAGAATTAAAAAAGCCATCAAATGGAGAAGAGTTTGAAAACTTGATAACATTCTCGCTTTTTTAATTTTTTGCTTAACCTACATTGTAAGCAGTATCAGCTTTTAAGTGGTTACACGCTGAATATTCCTACTTGTCAGGACTATTTTTTAGCCTCACTTTCAAATTGTTTGCCAATATTGGCATAATGTTCCGAATTATTTCTTTATTACTTTTCAGGTCTAGGGCTGAGCTTGTGGCTTAAAAACTAGGTTTCCGAAAAATTTTGCTTGTATAGTTTGATTTTGCAGGTTTCATCCAAATATATATTTACTTTGTACTAATATTATGGAGATAAAAACATTTGATACCGACCAAGAAATTCTTACATCGCTTGCTGCAAGTGATGCAAGAGCCTTTGATTTTTTGTATCAAAAGTTTTTTTCAAAATTGTACGCTGCAGCTTATAAACGATTACAAAATCGAGAACTGACCGAAGAAGTCATTCAAGATTTGTTTATTTCCTTGTGGGAACGCAGAAAAAAACTTGAAATCAATACGACTATCGAAGCCTATCTGTTTTCTTCGGTCAAGTATTTAGTCATTGCACAGTACAAAAAGAACAACTTGTTTGAACAGTACTCAAATACCATTTTTCCTGCCGAGGATAGTAATTTTACCGAGCAAATGGTTGCTTTTGATGAATTAAATGAAGCTTATCAACAAGCCTTACAAGCTTTACCTGAAAGATGCAGAGAAATATTTTTGATGAAAAGAACGGGACTATCGCAAAAAGAAATCTCTGAGCGTTTAGACATTTCAGAGAAAACCGTTGAAAACCAAATGACTAAAGCCTTAAAAATTTTGAGAGAAGCCTTGAGCGATTATACAGCTCTTTCTATTTTTTTAATACCTGTATTGCATTAACTTCAAATAGATAAAGCGATTATGTTTTATTGAAAATGTCCCCAAACAAGCTCAAAAGGCTTGTTTTTTGTTTTTTAGCCAACTGATATTTCTCACTTGATTCATAGAAGAAAAATTATTCTTAAAAAAATATTATTTCTGCATAGGGGAAAAAGGTGTGTTGTTTCACTTAGTATTTGAAAGCAAGAATAAAATGAGAATAAACCAAGAAATAATAGAACGTTACTTGAGCGACGAAGCCTCTGAGGGCGAAAGATTCTTTGTTGAAAGATGGTACGCTTCGTTTGAAAATAAACCTGACGGCTTGAGTGATTTAACCGAAGAAGAGCGAGCCGAACTTAAAAATAAAATCAAGGAGGCAATCCAAGAGCAAATTAAACACAAGGAAAAATACCATCCTCCTCGTTGGGTTTGGGCAGTGGCAAGTATGGCGGCTGTATTGGTGATTGTAGTTGGGCTATCGTTTTATTTCCTGCCAAATGACAAGGAAAAAATCAGTAAAATCAAATCGGATATTCCAATTTCCGATTGGGCAAAGTATGAAAACTCTTCTGCTAAAATTCTCAAAGTTGTTTTACCCGATGGAAGTATCGTTTTATTACAGCCCAAAACTCAATTGAGCTACAATCAATCAGACCGACTGTACAGACAAGTAAACCTAAAGGGAGAAGCTTTTTTTGATGTTAAACGAGATGAAACTCGTCCATTTTTGATTTACTCAGGCAAAATGACAACCACCGTTTTAGGTACTAGCTTCAACGTAAAGGCTTACCCAAAAATGGAAACTTTTGAGGTGTCGGTCGTTACAGGAAAAGTATCAGTGAAAAATGAAACAGAAAAAGAGATTATTCTACTACCGAAGCAACAAGTTGTGTTAGAAACCAAAACAGATGAAATGCAAGTAAATGTTTTGCCACCAGATAAAACCTTTTATTGGGAATTGTCATCGCTACAATTTGACGATACCAATATGGAAGATGTCGTAAAAAGCATTGAACACAATTTTAATGTACAGATTGAGCTATCACCAAAACTCCAAAAATGCCGTTTGAGCGGAAATTTTGATAACGTACATCTCTCTACGATTCTTGAAGTCATTTGCCGTTCCATAGAAGCGGAGTACGTAATTGATGGGCAAAATATTTCCCTGAAAGGAAACGGATGTCCATAACCTAGCAAACAACAAATCTATAAAAACCCCTACTGCACTCAAATCAACTTGAGTGAGCTGGGAAAACTATGTCCCAAAAAAAATTAAACAATCTAAATTTAATTAACCAATGAAAAAAATTTTAGCTTTAAAGCATAAGATGCTAACCATTATGAAAATTACGATTAGTCAATGTTTTTTATTTGCTATCTTTTCGGTGATTGCTTTAGGTACTCCGAGCAAAGCCCAGCAAATTCTTAGCAGAGAAGTATCTATCAAACTAACAAATGCAAGCTTAAAGACTGTTTTAGTAGAAATAGAAAAACAGTCGGGCGTACGTTTTGTGTATAGCAATAATACGATTCAACTTGATAAGGATGTAAGTATAGAGGTCAACCGTGAGGCCTTACATTCAGTTTTACCTAAACTTCTTTTCCCTAATCAGATTCGTTATGAAGTGGTAGAAGAGCAAATTATTTTGAAGAAAAACAAAGAACAAGCCAATGTTTTTCCCAGTGAAAAAGAAGTGGTGGTGGAAGACGAAAAAGTATCAGGCAAAATTAGCAGTGAAAAAGGCGAAGCGTTAGTGGGCGTAAGTATTTTGGTAAAAGGCACAGCAAGAGGTACTGTTACCGATGCTGAAGGAAAGTTTAGTATTGTTGCCAATGAGGGAGATGTACTTGTGTTTTCCTTTATTGGATATAAAAAAGAAGAAATCAAAGTTAGTGCCAAACAAGTAATCGCCCTGACATTGAAAGAAGATAATGCACAATTGAGTGAAGTTGTAGTCATTGGTTCACGCTCTACGGTGGCTCGTACCAATGTTGAACGTCCCGTTCCCGTAGATGTGATTAGTGCCAAAGAATTGCAATCGACTGGGCAAACAGAATTGTCGCAACAAGTACAATTTATGTCACCTTCGTTCAATTCAGCCAAAAATGGTATCAATGGCGTTGCCAATTATGCCGACCCTGCATCTTTAAAAGGCTTATCTCCCGACCAAATGTTGGTACTCATCGACGGCAAAAGACATCACCAGTTTGCGGCACTCAACAACAACGTAACCGTTGGGAAAGGAACAGTCGTAACAGATTTAAACGCAGTACCTTCTTTGGCTTTGGAAAGAATGGAAATTTTACGAGATGGTGCCGCAGCACAATACGGCTCAGATGCCATTGCAGGTATTGCCAATTTGGTCTTGAAAAAATCTGTAAACAATGGTACAGCACAAATCCAGTATGGCGTTACTGGCGAAGGGGACGGCGGAGGCTATTCTGTGGGTTTAAACTACGGTTTTGCTTTAGGAAAAAGAGCCTCATTAAATATTACGGGTAATTATCAGGATGTAGCAGGAACAGACCGCTCAGACCCTTACAATCCTCAACCCGTCGCTGGCGGAGCTTATACGGGGATTTATACCAATGTAAAAGCAACGGATGAAGCAGCTTTAAAATCAAGAGGATATTGGGGCAATGGTACTTATGGTTCGTTTCGCCCAACAGCTTATGGAAGTAATGCCATGAAATCGGGACAAGTATTTTATAACCTCGATATTCCTTTAAAAACTGATTGGACGCTGTATTCTTTTGGTGGGTTTTCTCAGAAAGATGTATTTGCTCGTGCTTTTCTTCGTACAGCTTTGCCCACAAGTGCTACGTCTAATGTTGATTTGTATCCCGATGGTTATGTGCCAGAACTGCCCGGTACTTCGGTCGATTACTCTTCTTTTGTAGGCATAAAACGCAAAACTTTTACAGGTTGGAATTGGGATTTTAGTACAGGTTATGGTAGAAACTATTTAGACCAATCGGCTAAAAACTCTTCAAATGCTTCGATGGGGGCGGCTTCTCCCAAAGATTTTTATATCGGTAGAATTTCTTTTGGACAAAGTTTGACCGAAATCAACGCTTCTAAAACGGTGCTGGGTTTATGGAATACCAAATCTGTCAACT
The DNA window shown above is from Flectobacillus major DSM 103 and carries:
- a CDS encoding FecR family protein, whose product is MRINQEIIERYLSDEASEGERFFVERWYASFENKPDGLSDLTEEERAELKNKIKEAIQEQIKHKEKYHPPRWVWAVASMAAVLVIVVGLSFYFLPNDKEKISKIKSDIPISDWAKYENSSAKILKVVLPDGSIVLLQPKTQLSYNQSDRLYRQVNLKGEAFFDVKRDETRPFLIYSGKMTTTVLGTSFNVKAYPKMETFEVSVVTGKVSVKNETEKEIILLPKQQVVLETKTDEMQVNVLPPDKTFYWELSSLQFDDTNMEDVVKSIEHNFNVQIELSPKLQKCRLSGNFDNVHLSTILEVICRSIEAEYVIDGQNISLKGNGCP
- a CDS encoding TonB-dependent receptor gives rise to the protein MKKILALKHKMLTIMKITISQCFLFAIFSVIALGTPSKAQQILSREVSIKLTNASLKTVLVEIEKQSGVRFVYSNNTIQLDKDVSIEVNREALHSVLPKLLFPNQIRYEVVEEQIILKKNKEQANVFPSEKEVVVEDEKVSGKISSEKGEALVGVSILVKGTARGTVTDAEGKFSIVANEGDVLVFSFIGYKKEEIKVSAKQVIALTLKEDNAQLSEVVVIGSRSTVARTNVERPVPVDVISAKELQSTGQTELSQQVQFMSPSFNSAKNGINGVANYADPASLKGLSPDQMLVLIDGKRHHQFAALNNNVTVGKGTVVTDLNAVPSLALERMEILRDGAAAQYGSDAIAGIANLVLKKSVNNGTAQIQYGVTGEGDGGGYSVGLNYGFALGKRASLNITGNYQDVAGTDRSDPYNPQPVAGGAYTGIYTNVKATDEAALKSRGYWGNGTYGSFRPTAYGSNAMKSGQVFYNLDIPLKTDWTLYSFGGFSQKDVFARAFLRTALPTSATSNVDLYPDGYVPELPGTSVDYSSFVGIKRKTFTGWNWDFSTGYGRNYLDQSAKNSSNASMGAASPKDFYIGRISFGQSLTEINASKTVLGLWNTKSVNFAFGAQYRVDNFALSAGDEASYLVGPLAATKNKTPGSQGRVGIDKTDAKSVNRSNIGVYADVESDITNRLLVAAALRYENYSDFGSNISGKLASRLKITEAFSIRGSINKGFRAPLLQQIANAATTSTVQNGIIRSTKQLPSDDSRLKQIGIEDPKPETSWNYNLGLTATLGKNLLLTIDAYQIDISDRIIITENLNVNNITALKNLFPNFQEITFFTNAINTGTKGIDVVASYKQNIGAKSKFTASVALTVNKTEITNIKATPTALQQDTKATVVLIDTVSRALIETSQPHSKVLVSLGYQVGKWNINFRSSYFGEVTAWEKPSGQNHRSQTFGGKNLFDASVVYNFNKHLSLTLGGNNFTNVYPDKVFSNYASYANGQVPYTRNANQFGFNGAYYYGSLTIRL